One genomic region from Salvia hispanica cultivar TCC Black 2014 chromosome 2, UniMelb_Shisp_WGS_1.0, whole genome shotgun sequence encodes:
- the LOC125205478 gene encoding myosin-9-like isoform X1: MYLREFLSLPRQKTSPSTASTEGFNGSENGNPPKVYEGSHIWVEDPEVVWIDGKVVKINGDEVEVQTSDERTLTASISKTYPKDEDDPAEGFDDMTQLSYMNEPAVLHNLDMRYQVNKIYTYSGGILIAVNPFQRLPDLYDGQMMERYHRASFGELSPHVYAIGEAAFREMMIEGKSNSILVSGESGAGKTETTKMLMQYLAYLGGHKGGEERSVEQQVLESNPVLEAFGNAKTVRNDNSSRFGKFVEIQFDHHAKISGAAIRTYLLERSRVCQISDPERNYHCFYLLCAAHEEEIKKYKLGHPQTFHYLNQSTCFELDDVDDAHDYLATRKAMDVVGISQEEQESIFRIVASILHLGNVRFAKGEEIDSSVLEDEKSKFHLQTAAELLMCDSEALEDALLRRVMVTPEEVIKRCLDPDGAIVSRDGLAKTIYSRLFNWLVEKINLSIGQDPSSKSLIGILDIYGFESFKTNSFEQFCINFTNEKLQQHFNQHVFKMEQEEYTKEEIAWSYIDFVDNQDVLDLIEKKPGGIISLLDEACMFPKSTPETFAEKLYQIFKTNKRFIKPKLSRTDFSIAHYAGEVQYQCDQFLDKNKDYVVAEHQDLLTASKCPFVVELFPPIPEETTKSSNKSSKFSSIGSRFKSQLQQLMETLNSTEPHYIRCVKPNTLFKPCIFQKEDVMQQLRCGGVLESIKINLSGYPTHKTFDEFFHRFSTLVPELEGEIDTKDASKRILEKMGIDGAQIGKTKIFLRAGQLATLDAHSALKLGDAAKVIQRKTKTHRARQNYSSTVKAAVVLQSICRGMLAFNFYQVVRKDAAALKIQTDWRWHKFNQNYNRLKRATISLQAIIRAMAARKQYDFSIQTKTATVIQSRWRGHKAFSQARRAIRATVFIQSGWRRVSATRELRQLKVASRETSALQEAKSKLEKLVDELRSQLQTERHMRAALEKKLEQSLEVMQSQGDKTNSLLEDEAARASKLEGEAAHIASDAARIAIDEAFSIMKERGVPIEEGLGMTEDSNSDVERLKGLLKSEKKRADDMERRYTEAMESVDGKRMKLEETERRVHQLQESLNRMMYSISGQFSELQMVLCASTSSSALGIVTKDEKGDSSSTSSETTSSDSDFTFPAPASTPADFSSANSSALQLIVQDLSAAEVSGSGKWKNDREGAFDDFF; the protein is encoded by the exons ATGTATTTGAGagagtttctctctcttccccGCCAAAAAACCTCTCCATCAACAGCATCCACAGAAGGATTCAACGGCTCCGAAAAC GGCAACCCACCCAAAGTATATGAAGGTTCTCACATTTGGGTTGAGGATCCGGAGGTTGTTTGGATTGATGGGAAAGTGGTAAAGATTAATGGGGACGAAGTTGAAGTTCAAACATCTGATGAAAGGACG CTTACTGCTAGCATATCCAAAACATACCCGAAAGATGAAGATGATCCTGCTGAGGGATTCGACGACATGACCCAACTTTCGTATATGAATGAACCTGCAGTTCTGCATAACTTGGATATGAGATACCAGgtcaataaaatttat ACTTATAGTGGGGGAATTCTTATTGCTGTTAACCCGTTTCAAAGACTTCCCGACTTATACGATGGACAGATGATGGAACGATACCACAGAGCATCATTTGGTGAACTGAGTCCACATGTATATGCGATTGGAGAGGCTGCCTTCAG GGAAATGATGATTGAGGGAAAAAGTAACTCAATACTGGTAAGTGGAGAAAGTGGTGCCGGTAAGACTGAAACTACTAAGATGCTTATGCAATATCTTGCTTATTTGGGTGGCCATAAAGGAGGCGAAGAGAGATCAGTAGAACAGCAAGTTCTCGAG TCAAATCCAGTCCTTGAAGCATTTGGAAATGCCAAGACTGTCAGAAATGACAATTCTAG CCGATTCGGTAAATTTGTTGAAATCCAGTTCGATCATCATGCAAAAATATCAGGGGCAGCCATCAGAACATATCTTCTTGAGAGATCTCGTGTCTGCCAAATTTCAGATCCTGAGCGCAATTACCACTGTTTTTACCTTTTGTGTGCAGCACATGAGGAG GAAATTAAGAAGTATAAGCTGGGACATCCACAGACATTTCACTACTTAAACCAATCTACTTGCTTTGAACTAGATGATGTGGATGATGCTCATGATTATTTGGCAACAAGGAAGGCAATGGATGTTGTTGGAATCAGTCAAGAAGAGCAG GAATCAATCTTCAGAATTGTTGCATCTATTCTCCATCTTGGTAATGTTAGATTCGCCAAGGGGGAAGAGATTGATTCATCTGTCCTCGAGGATGAGAAATCAAAGTTCCATCTCCAGACTGCAGCAGAGCTATTAAT GTGCGATTCTGAAGCTCTGGAAGATGCATTATTGAGGCGTGTGATGGTCACTCCAGAAGAAGTTATCAAAAGATGTCTTGATCCTGATGGTGCAATAGTTAGTAGGGATGGATTAGCTAAGACGATTTATTCTCGCTTGTTTAACTG GTtggtggaaaaaataaatttatccaTCGGGCAAGATCCATCTTCGAAAAGTCTGATTGGAATCCTTGACATTTATGGATTTGAAAGTTTTAAAACTAATAG TTTCGaacaattttgcattaattttACCAATGAAAAGCTACAACAACATTTTAATCAG CATGTTTTTAAGATGGAGCAGGAGGAATACACCAAAGAAGAGATTGCCTGGAGCTACATAGACTTCGTGGATAACCAAGATGTTCTAGATCTTATAGAGAAG AAACCTGGAGGAATCATTTCTCTTCTTGATGAGGCCTG TATGTTCCCAAAGTCCACACCTGAAACATTTGCAGAAAAGCTTTATCAGATATTTAAAACCAACAAACGTTTCATCAAACCGAAATTGTCACGTACTGATTTCTCAATTGCTCATTATGCTGGAGAG GTTCAATACCAATGTGATCAGTTTTTGGACAAAAACAAAGACTATGTCGTCGCCGAACATCAGGACCTGCTAACTGCTTCGAAATGCCCATTTGTAGTAGAACTGTTTCCTCCAATTCCTGAAGAGACAACCAAATCTTCAAACAAGTCTTCTAAATTTTCATCAATAGGTTCTCGCTTTAAG TCTCAACTCCAACAATTGATGGAGACACTGAATTCCACAGAACCTCACTACATTAGATGCGTGAAACCTAATACCCTTTTCAAGCcttgtatttttcaaaaggAAGATGTCATGCAGCAACTTCGTTGTGGT GGTGTTTTAGagtcaattaaaattaatttatccgGTTATCCTACTCATAAGacatttgatgaattttttcatcGGTTTTCTACTCTGGTGCCAGAGTTGGAAGGAGA GATTGATACAAAAGATGCATCCAAAAGGATTTTAGAGAAGATGGGCATTGATGGAGCTCAg ATAGGAAAAACTAAGATCTTCCTCAGAGCTGGTCAGTTGGCTACTTTAGATGCTCACAGCGCATTAAAATTAGGTGATGCAGCAAAGGTGATACAAAGAAAGACTAAAACTCATAGGGCCCGACAAAACTATTCTTCCACGGTCAAGGCAGCGGTTGTACTTCAATCTATATGCAGAG GAATGCttgctttcaatttttacCAAGTTGTAAGAAAGGATGCAGCTGCTCTTAAAATCCAAACAGATTGGAGATGGCATAAATTCAATCAGAACTACAACAGACTCAAGAGAGCAACTATTTCACTGCAAGCAATAATAAGAGCAATGGCTGCACGGAAGCAGTATGATTTCTCAATACAAACCAAAACAGCGACTGTTATACAG TCCCGGTGGCGCGGCCATAAGGCTTTTTCACAAGCTAGGCGAGCCATAAGGGCAACGGTTTTTATCCAAAGTGGATGGAGGAGAGTGTCAGCTACAAGAGAGCTTCGACAACTGAAAGTG GCTTCAAGAGAAACAAGCGCACTTCAGGAAGCAAAGAGTAAGCTTGAAAAGCTAGTGGATGAACTGAGATCACAGTTACAGACGGAAAGACATATGCGA GCTGCCTTGGAGAAAAAGCTGGAACAGTCATTGGAAGTAATGCAAAGCCAAGGCGATAAAACAAATAGTCTTCTTGAAGATGAAGCTGCAAGAGCTAGCAAGCTTGAGGGCGAAGCTGCTCATATCGCAAGTGATGCTGCTCGCATCGCAATCGATGAAGCCTTCTCAATCATGAAGGAGAGAGGGGTTCCAATTGAAGAAGGATTAGGAATGACTGAGGATTCAAATTCTGATGTGGAAAGATTGAAG GGATTGTTAAAATCTGAAAAGAAACGGGCTGATGATATGGAAAGACGGTATACTGAAGCTATGGAATCAGTTGACGGAAAGCGGATGAAGTTAGAAGAAACCGAAAGAAGAGTTCACCAACTTCAGGAATCACTGAATAG GATGATGTACAGCATCTCTGGTCAATTCTCAGAGCTACAAATGGTATTATGTGCATCTACATCAAGTTCAGCTTTGGGGATCGTGACTAAGGATGAAAAAGGTGATAGTTCTTCCACCTCTTCAGAAACGACATCTTCCGACTCTGATTTCACATTCCCAGCCCCTGCTTCAACTCCAGCAGACTTTTCTTCTGCCAATTCTAGTGCACTTCAGCTCATTGTTCAGGATCTTTCAGCAGCTGAGGTTTCAG GATCTGGAAAGTGGAAAAATGATCGGGAGGGGGCATTCGATGACTTTTTCTGA
- the LOC125205478 gene encoding myosin-9-like isoform X3: protein MYLREFLSLPRQKTSPSTASTEGFNGSENGNPPKVYEGSHIWVEDPEVVWIDGKVVKINGDEVEVQTSDERTLTASISKTYPKDEDDPAEGFDDMTQLSYMNEPAVLHNLDMRYQVNKIYTYSGGILIAVNPFQRLPDLYDGQMMERYHRASFGELSPHVYAIGEAAFREMMIEGKSNSILVSGESGAGKTETTKMLMQYLAYLGGHKGGEERSVEQQVLESNPVLEAFGNAKTVRNDNSSRFGKFVEIQFDHHAKISGAAIRTYLLERSRVCQISDPERNYHCFYLLCAAHEEEIKKYKLGHPQTFHYLNQSTCFELDDVDDAHDYLATRKAMDVVGISQEEQESIFRIVASILHLGNVRFAKGEEIDSSVLEDEKSKFHLQTAAELLMCDSEALEDALLRRVMVTPEEVIKRCLDPDGAIVSRDGLAKTIYSRLFNWLVEKINLSIGQDPSSKSLIGILDIYGFESFKTNSFEQFCINFTNEKLQQHFNQHVFKMEQEEYTKEEIAWSYIDFVDNQDVLDLIEKKPGGIISLLDEACMFPKSTPETFAEKLYQIFKTNKRFIKPKLSRTDFSIAHYAGEVQYQCDQFLDKNKDYVVAEHQDLLTASKCPFVVELFPPIPEETTKSSNKSSKFSSIGSRFKSQLQQLMETLNSTEPHYIRCVKPNTLFKPCIFQKEDVMQQLRCGGVLESIKINLSGYPTHKTFDEFFHRFSTLVPELEGEIDTKDASKRILEKMGIDGAQIGKTKIFLRAGQLATLDAHSALKLGDAAKVIQRKTKTHRARQNYSSTVKAAVVLQSICRGMLAFNFYQVVRKDAAALKIQTDWRWHKFNQNYNRLKRATISLQAIIRAMAARKQYDFSIQTKTATVIQSRWRGHKAFSQARRAIRATVFIQSGWRRVSATRELRQLKVASRETSALQEAKSKLEKLVDELRSQLQTERHMRAALEKKLEQSLEVMQSQGDKTNSLLEDEAARASKLEGEAAHIASDAARIAIDEAFSIMKERGVPIEEGLGMTEDSNSDVERLKGLLKSEKKRADDMERRYTEAMESVDGKRMKLEETERRVHQLQESLNSVPQDDVQHLWSILRATNGIMCIYIKFSFGDRD, encoded by the exons ATGTATTTGAGagagtttctctctcttccccGCCAAAAAACCTCTCCATCAACAGCATCCACAGAAGGATTCAACGGCTCCGAAAAC GGCAACCCACCCAAAGTATATGAAGGTTCTCACATTTGGGTTGAGGATCCGGAGGTTGTTTGGATTGATGGGAAAGTGGTAAAGATTAATGGGGACGAAGTTGAAGTTCAAACATCTGATGAAAGGACG CTTACTGCTAGCATATCCAAAACATACCCGAAAGATGAAGATGATCCTGCTGAGGGATTCGACGACATGACCCAACTTTCGTATATGAATGAACCTGCAGTTCTGCATAACTTGGATATGAGATACCAGgtcaataaaatttat ACTTATAGTGGGGGAATTCTTATTGCTGTTAACCCGTTTCAAAGACTTCCCGACTTATACGATGGACAGATGATGGAACGATACCACAGAGCATCATTTGGTGAACTGAGTCCACATGTATATGCGATTGGAGAGGCTGCCTTCAG GGAAATGATGATTGAGGGAAAAAGTAACTCAATACTGGTAAGTGGAGAAAGTGGTGCCGGTAAGACTGAAACTACTAAGATGCTTATGCAATATCTTGCTTATTTGGGTGGCCATAAAGGAGGCGAAGAGAGATCAGTAGAACAGCAAGTTCTCGAG TCAAATCCAGTCCTTGAAGCATTTGGAAATGCCAAGACTGTCAGAAATGACAATTCTAG CCGATTCGGTAAATTTGTTGAAATCCAGTTCGATCATCATGCAAAAATATCAGGGGCAGCCATCAGAACATATCTTCTTGAGAGATCTCGTGTCTGCCAAATTTCAGATCCTGAGCGCAATTACCACTGTTTTTACCTTTTGTGTGCAGCACATGAGGAG GAAATTAAGAAGTATAAGCTGGGACATCCACAGACATTTCACTACTTAAACCAATCTACTTGCTTTGAACTAGATGATGTGGATGATGCTCATGATTATTTGGCAACAAGGAAGGCAATGGATGTTGTTGGAATCAGTCAAGAAGAGCAG GAATCAATCTTCAGAATTGTTGCATCTATTCTCCATCTTGGTAATGTTAGATTCGCCAAGGGGGAAGAGATTGATTCATCTGTCCTCGAGGATGAGAAATCAAAGTTCCATCTCCAGACTGCAGCAGAGCTATTAAT GTGCGATTCTGAAGCTCTGGAAGATGCATTATTGAGGCGTGTGATGGTCACTCCAGAAGAAGTTATCAAAAGATGTCTTGATCCTGATGGTGCAATAGTTAGTAGGGATGGATTAGCTAAGACGATTTATTCTCGCTTGTTTAACTG GTtggtggaaaaaataaatttatccaTCGGGCAAGATCCATCTTCGAAAAGTCTGATTGGAATCCTTGACATTTATGGATTTGAAAGTTTTAAAACTAATAG TTTCGaacaattttgcattaattttACCAATGAAAAGCTACAACAACATTTTAATCAG CATGTTTTTAAGATGGAGCAGGAGGAATACACCAAAGAAGAGATTGCCTGGAGCTACATAGACTTCGTGGATAACCAAGATGTTCTAGATCTTATAGAGAAG AAACCTGGAGGAATCATTTCTCTTCTTGATGAGGCCTG TATGTTCCCAAAGTCCACACCTGAAACATTTGCAGAAAAGCTTTATCAGATATTTAAAACCAACAAACGTTTCATCAAACCGAAATTGTCACGTACTGATTTCTCAATTGCTCATTATGCTGGAGAG GTTCAATACCAATGTGATCAGTTTTTGGACAAAAACAAAGACTATGTCGTCGCCGAACATCAGGACCTGCTAACTGCTTCGAAATGCCCATTTGTAGTAGAACTGTTTCCTCCAATTCCTGAAGAGACAACCAAATCTTCAAACAAGTCTTCTAAATTTTCATCAATAGGTTCTCGCTTTAAG TCTCAACTCCAACAATTGATGGAGACACTGAATTCCACAGAACCTCACTACATTAGATGCGTGAAACCTAATACCCTTTTCAAGCcttgtatttttcaaaaggAAGATGTCATGCAGCAACTTCGTTGTGGT GGTGTTTTAGagtcaattaaaattaatttatccgGTTATCCTACTCATAAGacatttgatgaattttttcatcGGTTTTCTACTCTGGTGCCAGAGTTGGAAGGAGA GATTGATACAAAAGATGCATCCAAAAGGATTTTAGAGAAGATGGGCATTGATGGAGCTCAg ATAGGAAAAACTAAGATCTTCCTCAGAGCTGGTCAGTTGGCTACTTTAGATGCTCACAGCGCATTAAAATTAGGTGATGCAGCAAAGGTGATACAAAGAAAGACTAAAACTCATAGGGCCCGACAAAACTATTCTTCCACGGTCAAGGCAGCGGTTGTACTTCAATCTATATGCAGAG GAATGCttgctttcaatttttacCAAGTTGTAAGAAAGGATGCAGCTGCTCTTAAAATCCAAACAGATTGGAGATGGCATAAATTCAATCAGAACTACAACAGACTCAAGAGAGCAACTATTTCACTGCAAGCAATAATAAGAGCAATGGCTGCACGGAAGCAGTATGATTTCTCAATACAAACCAAAACAGCGACTGTTATACAG TCCCGGTGGCGCGGCCATAAGGCTTTTTCACAAGCTAGGCGAGCCATAAGGGCAACGGTTTTTATCCAAAGTGGATGGAGGAGAGTGTCAGCTACAAGAGAGCTTCGACAACTGAAAGTG GCTTCAAGAGAAACAAGCGCACTTCAGGAAGCAAAGAGTAAGCTTGAAAAGCTAGTGGATGAACTGAGATCACAGTTACAGACGGAAAGACATATGCGA GCTGCCTTGGAGAAAAAGCTGGAACAGTCATTGGAAGTAATGCAAAGCCAAGGCGATAAAACAAATAGTCTTCTTGAAGATGAAGCTGCAAGAGCTAGCAAGCTTGAGGGCGAAGCTGCTCATATCGCAAGTGATGCTGCTCGCATCGCAATCGATGAAGCCTTCTCAATCATGAAGGAGAGAGGGGTTCCAATTGAAGAAGGATTAGGAATGACTGAGGATTCAAATTCTGATGTGGAAAGATTGAAG GGATTGTTAAAATCTGAAAAGAAACGGGCTGATGATATGGAAAGACGGTATACTGAAGCTATGGAATCAGTTGACGGAAAGCGGATGAAGTTAGAAGAAACCGAAAGAAGAGTTCACCAACTTCAGGAATCACTGAATAG TGTGCCTCAGGATGATGTACAGCATCTCTGGTCAATTCTCAGAGCTACAAATGGTATTATGTGCATCTACATCAAGTTCAGCTTTGGGGATCGTGACTAA
- the LOC125205478 gene encoding myosin-9-like isoform X2: MGNPPKVYEGSHIWVEDPEVVWIDGKVVKINGDEVEVQTSDERTLTASISKTYPKDEDDPAEGFDDMTQLSYMNEPAVLHNLDMRYQVNKIYTYSGGILIAVNPFQRLPDLYDGQMMERYHRASFGELSPHVYAIGEAAFREMMIEGKSNSILVSGESGAGKTETTKMLMQYLAYLGGHKGGEERSVEQQVLESNPVLEAFGNAKTVRNDNSSRFGKFVEIQFDHHAKISGAAIRTYLLERSRVCQISDPERNYHCFYLLCAAHEEEIKKYKLGHPQTFHYLNQSTCFELDDVDDAHDYLATRKAMDVVGISQEEQESIFRIVASILHLGNVRFAKGEEIDSSVLEDEKSKFHLQTAAELLMCDSEALEDALLRRVMVTPEEVIKRCLDPDGAIVSRDGLAKTIYSRLFNWLVEKINLSIGQDPSSKSLIGILDIYGFESFKTNSFEQFCINFTNEKLQQHFNQHVFKMEQEEYTKEEIAWSYIDFVDNQDVLDLIEKKPGGIISLLDEACMFPKSTPETFAEKLYQIFKTNKRFIKPKLSRTDFSIAHYAGEVQYQCDQFLDKNKDYVVAEHQDLLTASKCPFVVELFPPIPEETTKSSNKSSKFSSIGSRFKSQLQQLMETLNSTEPHYIRCVKPNTLFKPCIFQKEDVMQQLRCGGVLESIKINLSGYPTHKTFDEFFHRFSTLVPELEGEIDTKDASKRILEKMGIDGAQIGKTKIFLRAGQLATLDAHSALKLGDAAKVIQRKTKTHRARQNYSSTVKAAVVLQSICRGMLAFNFYQVVRKDAAALKIQTDWRWHKFNQNYNRLKRATISLQAIIRAMAARKQYDFSIQTKTATVIQSRWRGHKAFSQARRAIRATVFIQSGWRRVSATRELRQLKVASRETSALQEAKSKLEKLVDELRSQLQTERHMRAALEKKLEQSLEVMQSQGDKTNSLLEDEAARASKLEGEAAHIASDAARIAIDEAFSIMKERGVPIEEGLGMTEDSNSDVERLKGLLKSEKKRADDMERRYTEAMESVDGKRMKLEETERRVHQLQESLNRMMYSISGQFSELQMVLCASTSSSALGIVTKDEKGDSSSTSSETTSSDSDFTFPAPASTPADFSSANSSALQLIVQDLSAAEVSGSGKWKNDREGAFDDFF; this comes from the exons ATG GGCAACCCACCCAAAGTATATGAAGGTTCTCACATTTGGGTTGAGGATCCGGAGGTTGTTTGGATTGATGGGAAAGTGGTAAAGATTAATGGGGACGAAGTTGAAGTTCAAACATCTGATGAAAGGACG CTTACTGCTAGCATATCCAAAACATACCCGAAAGATGAAGATGATCCTGCTGAGGGATTCGACGACATGACCCAACTTTCGTATATGAATGAACCTGCAGTTCTGCATAACTTGGATATGAGATACCAGgtcaataaaatttat ACTTATAGTGGGGGAATTCTTATTGCTGTTAACCCGTTTCAAAGACTTCCCGACTTATACGATGGACAGATGATGGAACGATACCACAGAGCATCATTTGGTGAACTGAGTCCACATGTATATGCGATTGGAGAGGCTGCCTTCAG GGAAATGATGATTGAGGGAAAAAGTAACTCAATACTGGTAAGTGGAGAAAGTGGTGCCGGTAAGACTGAAACTACTAAGATGCTTATGCAATATCTTGCTTATTTGGGTGGCCATAAAGGAGGCGAAGAGAGATCAGTAGAACAGCAAGTTCTCGAG TCAAATCCAGTCCTTGAAGCATTTGGAAATGCCAAGACTGTCAGAAATGACAATTCTAG CCGATTCGGTAAATTTGTTGAAATCCAGTTCGATCATCATGCAAAAATATCAGGGGCAGCCATCAGAACATATCTTCTTGAGAGATCTCGTGTCTGCCAAATTTCAGATCCTGAGCGCAATTACCACTGTTTTTACCTTTTGTGTGCAGCACATGAGGAG GAAATTAAGAAGTATAAGCTGGGACATCCACAGACATTTCACTACTTAAACCAATCTACTTGCTTTGAACTAGATGATGTGGATGATGCTCATGATTATTTGGCAACAAGGAAGGCAATGGATGTTGTTGGAATCAGTCAAGAAGAGCAG GAATCAATCTTCAGAATTGTTGCATCTATTCTCCATCTTGGTAATGTTAGATTCGCCAAGGGGGAAGAGATTGATTCATCTGTCCTCGAGGATGAGAAATCAAAGTTCCATCTCCAGACTGCAGCAGAGCTATTAAT GTGCGATTCTGAAGCTCTGGAAGATGCATTATTGAGGCGTGTGATGGTCACTCCAGAAGAAGTTATCAAAAGATGTCTTGATCCTGATGGTGCAATAGTTAGTAGGGATGGATTAGCTAAGACGATTTATTCTCGCTTGTTTAACTG GTtggtggaaaaaataaatttatccaTCGGGCAAGATCCATCTTCGAAAAGTCTGATTGGAATCCTTGACATTTATGGATTTGAAAGTTTTAAAACTAATAG TTTCGaacaattttgcattaattttACCAATGAAAAGCTACAACAACATTTTAATCAG CATGTTTTTAAGATGGAGCAGGAGGAATACACCAAAGAAGAGATTGCCTGGAGCTACATAGACTTCGTGGATAACCAAGATGTTCTAGATCTTATAGAGAAG AAACCTGGAGGAATCATTTCTCTTCTTGATGAGGCCTG TATGTTCCCAAAGTCCACACCTGAAACATTTGCAGAAAAGCTTTATCAGATATTTAAAACCAACAAACGTTTCATCAAACCGAAATTGTCACGTACTGATTTCTCAATTGCTCATTATGCTGGAGAG GTTCAATACCAATGTGATCAGTTTTTGGACAAAAACAAAGACTATGTCGTCGCCGAACATCAGGACCTGCTAACTGCTTCGAAATGCCCATTTGTAGTAGAACTGTTTCCTCCAATTCCTGAAGAGACAACCAAATCTTCAAACAAGTCTTCTAAATTTTCATCAATAGGTTCTCGCTTTAAG TCTCAACTCCAACAATTGATGGAGACACTGAATTCCACAGAACCTCACTACATTAGATGCGTGAAACCTAATACCCTTTTCAAGCcttgtatttttcaaaaggAAGATGTCATGCAGCAACTTCGTTGTGGT GGTGTTTTAGagtcaattaaaattaatttatccgGTTATCCTACTCATAAGacatttgatgaattttttcatcGGTTTTCTACTCTGGTGCCAGAGTTGGAAGGAGA GATTGATACAAAAGATGCATCCAAAAGGATTTTAGAGAAGATGGGCATTGATGGAGCTCAg ATAGGAAAAACTAAGATCTTCCTCAGAGCTGGTCAGTTGGCTACTTTAGATGCTCACAGCGCATTAAAATTAGGTGATGCAGCAAAGGTGATACAAAGAAAGACTAAAACTCATAGGGCCCGACAAAACTATTCTTCCACGGTCAAGGCAGCGGTTGTACTTCAATCTATATGCAGAG GAATGCttgctttcaatttttacCAAGTTGTAAGAAAGGATGCAGCTGCTCTTAAAATCCAAACAGATTGGAGATGGCATAAATTCAATCAGAACTACAACAGACTCAAGAGAGCAACTATTTCACTGCAAGCAATAATAAGAGCAATGGCTGCACGGAAGCAGTATGATTTCTCAATACAAACCAAAACAGCGACTGTTATACAG TCCCGGTGGCGCGGCCATAAGGCTTTTTCACAAGCTAGGCGAGCCATAAGGGCAACGGTTTTTATCCAAAGTGGATGGAGGAGAGTGTCAGCTACAAGAGAGCTTCGACAACTGAAAGTG GCTTCAAGAGAAACAAGCGCACTTCAGGAAGCAAAGAGTAAGCTTGAAAAGCTAGTGGATGAACTGAGATCACAGTTACAGACGGAAAGACATATGCGA GCTGCCTTGGAGAAAAAGCTGGAACAGTCATTGGAAGTAATGCAAAGCCAAGGCGATAAAACAAATAGTCTTCTTGAAGATGAAGCTGCAAGAGCTAGCAAGCTTGAGGGCGAAGCTGCTCATATCGCAAGTGATGCTGCTCGCATCGCAATCGATGAAGCCTTCTCAATCATGAAGGAGAGAGGGGTTCCAATTGAAGAAGGATTAGGAATGACTGAGGATTCAAATTCTGATGTGGAAAGATTGAAG GGATTGTTAAAATCTGAAAAGAAACGGGCTGATGATATGGAAAGACGGTATACTGAAGCTATGGAATCAGTTGACGGAAAGCGGATGAAGTTAGAAGAAACCGAAAGAAGAGTTCACCAACTTCAGGAATCACTGAATAG GATGATGTACAGCATCTCTGGTCAATTCTCAGAGCTACAAATGGTATTATGTGCATCTACATCAAGTTCAGCTTTGGGGATCGTGACTAAGGATGAAAAAGGTGATAGTTCTTCCACCTCTTCAGAAACGACATCTTCCGACTCTGATTTCACATTCCCAGCCCCTGCTTCAACTCCAGCAGACTTTTCTTCTGCCAATTCTAGTGCACTTCAGCTCATTGTTCAGGATCTTTCAGCAGCTGAGGTTTCAG GATCTGGAAAGTGGAAAAATGATCGGGAGGGGGCATTCGATGACTTTTTCTGA